The Candidatus Methylomirabilota bacterium sequence CACCGGCCTCAGGACTTTCGCGCCGACGGACACGGCCTGCTTGACCACGGCGTCCACGTCCTCCACGTATAGGTGAATGTGGACGGCGGAACCGCCGAACGACTTCGGGCTCCGGAAATTCATGTCCGGGTACTCGTCGGCCAGCATGATGCGGGAGCCTCCGATCTCGATCTCGGCGTGGCCGATGGTCCCGTTCGGCCCGGGCATGCGCATCACTTCCTTCGCCCCGAAGGCCTTCCGGTAGAAGTCGATGGCGCCGGCCGCCCCGGCGACGCTCAAGTAGGGCGTCACCGCATGGTACCCGTCGGGGATCGGCTTTACCTTGCCAGTCATGGCCGGCTCCCCGTCTCGGGCACGGTCATCACTTCCAGCAGGTGCCCGTTGGGATCCTCGAAGTAGAACCCCCGCCCGCCCCGGCGTCTGTTGATCCGGCCGTCGGTGTGGCTGTACGGGCCGCTGCCGTAGGCGAGGCCCCTGGCTTTCACCCGGCCGAAGATCGCGTCGAACTCCTCGTCGCTGACGTGGAAGGCATAGTGATGGCTCTCCTGGACGTCGGGCTCGTCGGCGAAGTCCAACGTGAGGCTTTCGTTGACCTGGACCTGCGCGAAGTGCCCCGGTCTGACCTCGAGGCCGAAGATCCCGGCGAAGAACTCGGCCGAGGCCATCTTGTCTTTGGCCGGCACGATCGTATGATCCAACCGAACCGTCATGGCGCACCTCCAGAACTGCCGAAAGTGTACTCCGGGGACGCAATCGCCGCCTTCACATCGAGGAGCCGGCGGTGTTTCAGTTAGTGATGCCCGCCACTGACCGTAGGGGTGCCCGGGCGCGCCTACTGGGCCGGCTCGACCGGGCCTGGACCGATTTCCGGGAATCCTATGCCGGCCTGCCGGAGGCGTCGCTGATGGAGCCGGGCGTGACCGGGGACTGGTCCGTGAAGGACGTCCTCGCGCATGTGATGACCTGGGAGGCGGAGGCGCTCAAGCACCTGCCCGTCGTCCTCGCGGGCGGCCGGCCGCCTCGCTACGCGCGATACGGCGGCATCGACGCGTTCAACGCCGAACAGACACGGGAGAATCGGCGCCTCTCATTGCCCGAGGTGCTGAGGCAACTCGACGACACGCACGCCCGCCTCGTCGAGCTGATCCGGCGCACGCCGGAGGCCCACGTCGCGCACCACACGCGCTTTCGCCGCCGCCTGCGCCTGGACACGTATGGTCACTACCCGGAGCACGCCGCCGCCATCCGCGCGTGGCGGCGGGTGAAGGGCCCGCGCCCGGCCACGCTCAATAGGCGGTCAGGCCGCCGTCGACGAGCAACGTCTGCCCGGTGATGTATGCCGCGCGAGGGCTGGCCAGGTAACAGACCGCCGCCGCCATCTCGTCGGCCGTGCCGAAGCGCCTGAGCGGCACCCGGTTGATCATGAGCTCCCGGCGCTGGGGGTCGGCGGCGTAGACCGCGGCCCGGGACGGCGTCTCCACCGTTCCCGGCGCCACCGCGTTGACCCGGATGCCGTGCCGCGCCCATTCGATGGCCAGCATGCGGGTCATCTGGATGATCCCGGCCTTGGCGATGCCGTAGGTGGAACGGTCGGCGATGCCGACCACGCCGTGGGTCGAGGCGATGCTGGTGATGCTGCCCGGCCGCCCGCTGCCGATCAGGTGACGACCCATCTGCTGGCTGAGGAAGAACGTCCCGCGCAGATTCACCCCGAGCACGTCGTCCCACTCGCTCTCGCTGACCTCGACCGCTGGTCGGGTCAGGGGAACCCCGGCATTGTTGACCAGGGCGTCGAGACCGCCGAAGGCGGTAAGTACCTCGCCCATGGCGTGCTGGATGCTGGATAGCGAGCGCAGGTCGAGGGCGACCGGGACCGCCCGCCCGCCCGCTTCGGTGATCGCCTTCACCGTGACCGTGAGGTCGTCCGGGCGCAGCTCGGAGACGGCCACGTCGAACCCATCGCGGGCCAGGGCCACCGCGGTGGCGGCTCCGATCCCGTACGAGGCGCCGCTGACGAAGGCCCGCGGCCGGGACGGCGAGCCCGGCGCCGCCATCAACGCTGAACGCTGAGGGCCCGGCCCCCGGTCAATTCCAGATAGGTGTACCACCAGCCTTCCCAGATGCGCACCTGCACGGACGTGTCGCCTTTCTCGAAGATCTGCGCCGTGGCGCCGGAGGCCGCCGTGGTGCCGACGTGACGCCAGCCGTTCGACTCCATCATCGCGCGCATCACGGTGGCCAGGCTGGTCGGCTCCAGGCGCCCCCGATAGATGACCTTGGCCGCCTTCACGGACGGCGACTCGATGACGGTGGACATGCTTGGCCGGTACTCGAGGCCACGCGGCACCGGGATGTCCTCGAACTCGCTACGCGCCTGGGGCATGGTTCCGCAACCGGCCAGCAACGCCGTGAGAATAAGCACGGGCAAAGGCTTTCGCATGGCGGCCATGCTATCGCACCGGCCCCGGCGCGGTCCAGGGCCCTTGACGTCGCGCCCACGTGCTGACGTAGTATTCCCGCCCATGTTGCAGACCCGCGTGACCCGGCTGCTCGGCATCGAACACCCGATCGCCTGCGGCGGCATGGCCGGACACACCAGTCCGGAGCTTGCCGCCGCCGTCTCGAACGGCGGCGGGCTGGGCATCCACGGCTGCAGCTTCCTGTCGCCCGAGCAGATCCGCCGCGACGCCGCCCGCATCCGCGAGCTGACCGAGCGGCCCTTCGGGCTCAACCTGCTCCTCTGCTTCGCCACCGACGAGCAGATCGGCGCCATCCTCGAGGCCCGACCCCCCGTCCTGTCGACCGCCTGGGGCGACCCGGCGATCACCACGGCCCGGGCCGCCGGGATCATCACGATCCATCAGGTCCATCGGGTCGACGAGGCTCGGCAGGCGGCGGGCGCCGGCGTCCAGGCCATCGTGGCCCAGGGCATGGAAGGCGGTGGTCACGTCTGGCACACGGCCACGCTGCCGCTGGTGCCCCAGGTCGCCGATGCGGTCCCCGATGTCCCGTTACTGGCCGCCGGCGGGATCGCGGACGGGCGGGGCGTCGCCGCGGCGATGATGCTGGGGGCCGACGGCGTGCTCATGGGCACGCGCTTCCTGGCCACCGACGAAGCGCCGATCCACGCCAACTACAAGAAGGCGATCCTGGAGGCCGACGACGCGGCGACGATCTTCACCGAGGTCGGGGACATCGCCCGGCAGCGGCAGTGGCCCGGCGCGATCGGCCGCGCGATCCGCAATCCGCTGATCGACCGGTGGCACGGGCGCGAGGAGGAGCTGCGGGCCACGGGTGGTGCCGTCGGCAAGGTCTTCGAAGACGCCAAGCGCGAGGGCCGTCGCGACGAGGCGCTCATGTTCGCCGGACAGGTGGCGGGGCTCATCCAGGACATCCGGCCCGCCGGCCGGGTCGTGCGAGACATCGTCGCCGAAGCCGAGGCGGTGTTGCGGGGTCGCCCGGCCAGGCTCCTCGCCTAGCCCCCCGGCCCCGGCGCCCGAACACCGGTTCCACGATGACCTTGCGCAAGCGGTAGCGACTGCGATGGCGCGCGCGCTTCAGCTCCTAGTCGGCTTGCTCGGCGGACTCAGGGGGTGACGGAGACTCCCCGAAATCGGGAGACTCTCCGAGAGCGCGTGGATGCAGGACGTCGATCGCCCAGCCGACATCCAGGCGCTCCCCCAGCCAGCCGGGGTAAGAAGTCCTTGGATGGATGTTCAGCCCCTGCGCAGCGTGGCCTGAGCGAAGCGCGTGCGCCGGGTCGGTCGGCACTGCGGCCGCCGGTGGAACTTCGGGAAGGAGCCGGCCGTCCGGCCACCGGAACCGAAGGGAGCCGTCGGGCTGCCGATCGACCTGAAAGCCTTCTTCGTGGACCGCTCCGTGTCTCACGCCAGGGGTGCACCGCACTCGAGGACGGACTGGCCGGGCGCATCGGCGTCCGCCAGGACTGCGGCGTCGACATGGACGACGACCTGGTAGCGCTCGCCCGGGTCCCCTGGATCGAGCCCGTGGTGCAGGGTTCAGATACACCCGTCAAGACCCAAAGCTCCTGCGACTTGGACGGTACTACTAGCCACCCGGCTCGGACCGCTAGAGGCTCTCGAGCAGGGGAACTTCCAGCTCGTCCAGCACCCGCTGATAGCTCTCCCGCAGCCGGACGTCGTCGACCAACTCCCCCCGGGCGCGGCTCCGCGCGCACGCCTCGATCAAGCGCGCCCGCACGAACTGTCGCGGCGACGGCGCCAGGCCCTCCGTCAACCGGTTGATCGCGCTCTGCAGCGCATCGGGCCAGTCGCGGTCATGGGCCAGCCGACTCGGCCCGAAGTCGAACCGCTGGCAGGCAGGCCGGACCGCTCGCCGCAGCTCGAGCGTCGCCGCCTCGTCGGTGTGCCCGTCCACGATGGCGACACCGTAGTGCTGGCGGGCCTGCTCCGGGGAGACCAGGCCGTCGAGCACGTCGGCCAACACTAAAGCCGGGTCGCGGGCGAATGGATCGCCGAAGCCGCCGCCGCCCGCCGTCTCGACGGCCAGCGTCGAGCGGGGCGGCAGGCGTAGGACGTCGATCTTCCCGAGCTCAGTACACGAGCCGTCGCCGGCCACCAGCGTCGTGCGGCCGTTGGCGCCGGGCCGCCCACCTTCCCGGCCCCACGGCTGGAAGACGTAGCGCTCCATGCCCCGCGAGGTGAGCACCGCTTCCGGCGGCAGGACCGTCAAGACGTACGTGAGCCCCAGGCCTCCGCGGAACCTGCCGGCGCCGCCGGAATCGGGGCGTAGCCCGTAGCGCTCGACGATCAGCGGCATGTCGGACTCCAGAACCTCGGTCGGGATGTTGCGGTAGAACCCGGTGTTGAAATCCACGCCGTCGGTGCCGTCCATCGCGGGCCGCCCGCCCGAGCCGCCGACGAGGGGCTGCACGATGCTGACCCGCGAGCGGCCGGTCGAGAAGTCGGGCACGGCCACGAAGAGAATGGAGCCCTGCCCGCAGCCAGCCGCGGGAATCCGGTCGGGAATGGCCTGGGCCAGGGCGCCCATGATCACCTCGGCCACGCGGAAGAACGTCGCCTGCCGGGCGCCGCAGGGAGCGCCGGGCTCGGGGTTCAGCAGGCTGCCCGGCGACGCCACCAGCCGCACGGGTCGCACGAGGCCGGAGTTGTAGGTGATGTCGGGACTCACCGAGCGCAGGAAGTTCACGACGCCGATCACGATCAGATAGTGGCCATCCTGGCTGTAGGTCGGGATGTTGAGGGCCGCCCGCACCTGGGGATCGGTCTGGGAGAAGTCGAGCGTCAGCGCGCCGTCCCGCGCGACCAGCTCGAGCTTGATCCGCACCGGGCGGCCCCCGGGCACCACGTCGCCCTCCAGGTAGTCGGCGAAGCCGTACGTCCCGTCCGGGATGGTGCGGAACACCTGCCGGGCCTGCAGCTCGGCGTAGTCCAGCACGCCGGCCATGCCCGCGCGGACATTGTCCAGCCCCTCCTTGTCGATGAGGTCGAGCACGCGCCGGGCCGCCGTGTCGACCGCGCTCAGCAGGGCGCAGAGGTCGCCGCGGTTCTGGCGGGGGCTGCGGGAGTTGGCGGCCATGAGGGCCAGCAGCGCTTCGTTGAGCTCGCCCTGGGCGACCAGCCGGGTGGGCGGAATGATCAGGCCTTCCTGCAGCTGCTCACCGGCCGAGGGCTGCACGCTGCCCGGGGCCAGCCCGCCCACGTCGGTGAGGTGGACGAAGGCCACCGCATAGCACACCAGCTCGCCGCGATGGAACACGGGCCGCCACACGAAGTGATCGGGCAGATGCGTGACGAGGCCCCGGGTGGCCTCCGGATCGTTGCTGATGTAGACGTCGCCCTCGCGCGGTGGCCCCGAGGCCTGCAACGCCGCGCGCAGGGGCAGGCCCACGGCCAGCCAGATCCCCAGCCGTCGCGACGCCGCGAAGGCCTCACCGTCCGGGGTGGCCAGCGTGACCACGAAGTCCTGCGTCTCCTTGATGAACACCGTGTGGGCCGCGCGCATGATCATCTGGCCGGCTTCATCGACGATCCCCTGGAACAGGTTCTTGTAGACCTCGAGCATGACGGGCTCGAGCGCCGGCGTCATCGCTTCTCCCCCACGATGTTGAGCCAGGAATCGACCGTGATGCGAAAGCCGGGCGGGACGACCACCGTCGTGTCGTACTGGACGATGATCGCGGGGCCGGCCAGCGACGCGCCGGGCGTGAGCTCGCGGCGGCGGTGAACGCTGGCCGTGAGCTCGCGGCCATCGAGCATGATGGCACGCCGACGATCCGGAGGCGTCAGGCGGCCCTCGGCGCCGTCGGCGTGCGGCGCCAGCCGGTCGGGCCGGGCCACCGCCCCCACCGCCTGCACCCTGAGATTGATCACCTCCACCGCGCCGCTGTCATCGGCGAAGCCGTAGACGGCGTGGTGGCGGGCCCGAAGCAGCTCCGGCAGCTCCTGCAGGCCGGCCCGGCCCCCCTGACGGAGCGTCACCGTGAGCTCGAACGATTGGCCCTGGTAGCGCGCGTCGGCCGACCGGACGAGCTGACGATCGCGCGCCGCCACGCCCTCCTCCTCGAGCCAGGCTCCCGCCGCGCGCTCGAGCTCGTCCAGCACCGAGGTCAGGCGCTCGAGGGAGGGCTCGTCCAAATGGGCGTAGACAGTCCTCACGTAATCGGCTCGCAGGTCGGCGACCAGGCACCCCAGAGCGCACAGCGTCCCGGGACTGGGCGGCACGATGACCGTGTCGATCCCGACCTCCCGGGCGAGCAGGAACGCGTGCGTGGGGCCGGCCCCGCCGTACGCGAGCAAAGCGAATTCCCGGTGATCGACGCCGTGCTGGGCCATGAGGGGCAGGAACTCGGCGTACATGTTGGCCGTGGCCACGCGCAGGATGCCGGCCGCGACCTGCGCCGGCCCGAGCCCCAGACGCTGGCCGAGATCGGCGAGGGCGCGCTCGGCGAGCTCGCGCGACAGGGGCAGCCGGCCGCCCAGGAAGCCCTCCGGATCGATGAGTCCGCTGAGGACGTAGGCGTCGGTGACAGTGGCCTCCTTGCCGCCTCGCCCGTAGCAGGCCGGGCCGGGGTCGGCGCCCGCGCTGTGCGGGCCGACCTTCAGTACGCCGGCGCCGTCGGCCCAGGCGATGGAGCCGCCGCCGGCGCCGATGGAGGTCACGTCGACGGCGGGAACGATGAGCGGGAAATCCCCGACATGGCTCTCGGTGGAATAGCCCACGGCACCGTCGACGATCGAGATGTCGGCGCTGGTCCCGCCCATGTCCAGCGCGATCAGCTTGCGCCGCCCGGTGAGCCGGCCGAGGTGGGCGGCCGCGATCACGCCGGCGGCGGGGCCGCTCAGCACGGTCTCGATGGGCGCCCGGGCCGCCTGGCGGGCGGTCGTGACGCCGCCGTTGGACTTCGTGCTCAGCAGGGGGCAGACCAGGCCCAGCGCGGTGAGCTCGCGCTGCAGGCCGGCGAAGTAGTCGCGCAGGCGCGGGCCGATGTGCGCGTTCATCACCGTGACCAGGGCCCGCTCGTACTCGCGCTGCTGGGGCCAGACCTCCGAGGACGTACACACGTAGAGGTCGGAGAAGGCGCGACGGACGGCCGCCGCGGCTTGCTCCTCGTGCGCGGGGTTGCGGTAGGCGTGCAGGAAGCAGATCGCCAGCGCCTCGACGCCTGCTGCCCGCAGCTCGGCGGCGGCCTGCACCGCCTGCTCGACGTCCAGCGGCCGGTAGATCCGTCCGTTGGTGAGGATGCGCTCCCTGACCTCCCGCACGTGGCGACGAGGCACCAGCGGGCGCGGGCGCTCGGCATAGAAGCTGGGCGCGCCGGGCAGGCGCAGCCGGCGGATCTCCAGCACGTCCCGGAAGCCCTCGGTCACCAGCAGCCCCGTCGGCGCGCCGGAGCGCTGGATGAGCGTGTTGAGGCCGAGCGTGCTGCCGTGCACGAACGAGGCGACGTCTCCCGGGGCCACGCCCTCGCGCGCCAGCAACTCACGCAGGCCCTCGAGGATCGCCCGCTCGGGCTCAGCCGGCCGCGACGGTGTCTTGGCGCCGACGAACGCGCCGGTCGTCTCGTCCATCAGGACGAGATCCGTGAAGGTGCCCCCGACGTCAGCCCCGACCCGGTAGCGGCGCGGCGCTGTAGCCTCTCTGGTGGAAGTAGTTGGCGTTGTAGAACTCCAGCACCAGATCCCGGTAGACCGCGGGCGCGTAGCGTGGCGGGTTGTCGGCGCTCACGCAGGTCGGCAGACACGCGATCACCGAGGCCGGGTTGGGGCTATAGAAGAAGGCGACGGAGTAGCGGTCGGTCCCCGAGTCGTTGACCACGCCGTGAGGTGTGGACAGGAACCGGTCATTCGACCACCGCCGGGTGACGTTGCCCAGGTTCACGAGGAACGTCCCCGGGATCACCGGCGGAGCCAGCCACTCGCCGCCGGGTAGCCGCACGGCCAACCCGGGCCCGCCTTCCCGGGCCAGGATGGTGATGAACGAGTTGTCGGTATGGGGGCCCTGGCCGAACCGCTCGTCGTCGTCCGTCTCCTGAGGCGGGTAGTGCAGGAACCGTAGATTGATGTGCGCCTCGTCGGCGAAGAACGGAGCGAAGTAATCGGCCGGCATGTCGAGCGACCGGGCGAGCGCCGGCAGCATCCGCTCCCCCAGCGCCTCCAGCGCCTTGAAGTACCGGACCATCGCCGCCCGCATCCCCTCGTGACCCCGCGGCCACTGGTTGCGGCCTCGCAGCGGGGTGCCGGCCCGGACGTCCGGGTGGTCCGGCCCCCGGTCGTGGCTGATGAAGAAGCTCTCGTTGTAGTTCGGCCGCGTGGCCTTGTGCACCGTGGAGTGGCGTTGCATGCTCTGATTCACCGGCAGATAGCCGATGTTGTTCTCGTTGAGCGTGAGCCGCATCTTCTCGTCCAGAGGCAGGGCGTGGAACTCGCGGCTGGCACGGAAGGCGGCCTCGACGACCGTGGCGGGCACGCCATGGCCGGCCACGTAGAAGAAGCCGATTCGTTCGCAGGCCTGCCGCAGCTGCGTTGCGGCCGCCTCCAGTCCACCGGAGTGGCCCGAGAACGCGGGCTCGAAGTCGATGACCGGGATCGCCTTCGTCACCTCGTCGAGGTTCCGGGCCGCCTGGGCCTTGAAGATGTTCATGCCCGGAGCATCGGCGGTTCGCCATGCCCTGTCAAGCGCGGCACCCCCCCGCCCGGCCGTCGCACCAGTCCTCGATCGCCCGCCGCATCTCGACCGGGCTCTCGGTGGGGATCCAGTGGCGCGCCTGGAGCATCCTCACCTGCCCTCGGGGAAGCTGGGCCAGCAGCCGGGCCGTGAGCGCAGGATCGCCGAACTTTCCACCGGTCGAGAGCAGGGCCAGCCCAGGCGGGCCGATGGCGCGGAGATCGGGCAACGGCGCCGTCACCGCGAGCAAGCCGGCCAGGTACACCGCCGTGGGGGTGTACTTCAGATCCTCGCGCACGGAGCTGAAGCGCGCCTCCGGGAATGCCTCGGGGCCGGCCGCGGCCACGGCCACGCGGGCCTCGCGATCGAGCTGCTCGAGGTCGAGCGCGGGGAGCTGCCGCCGGTACAGCCCCAGCCGGTTGCCGGCACGCACCAGCGCCGCCAGCGCCCCCGCGGCCGGCCGCAGTCGCGCCGCGACACGCAACAGGCCCGTCAGCGCCTGGCGGAACATCGGCTCGATGAGCACGAGGCCCCGAGTGGCCGCCGGTGAGCGGGCCGCGAAGTGCAGGGCGACGTTGGCGCCCAGACAGTGCCCGATGACCACGGCGGGCGGCGCCTGCTCCGCGGTGAGGATCTCTTCGAGATCCCGGCACCACACGGTCAGTCCGACCGGGCCCCGGTACAACGAGGCCCCGAAGCCGCGCAGGTCGAGGCGCAGGAGGTCCCAGGTCTCGCGGAGCCGGGTGGTCCTCACGAACTCGGACCAGCGGGTGAGGTTGCTGGCCAGGCCGTGGACCAGCACGACGATCCGGCGCGGCGGTCCGGGCCGCCAGAGGCGGTAGGCCAGCCTCGCGCCGTCGGAGGTGACGAAGGTGCGCAAGTGGCCCTCCGGCCGGAGCTGCTCCGTCAGCGGACTACGACCGTGTCGGGGAGTCCCGTGAAATCGGTGTCGCCGGTGACGAGGGTCGCGCCGAAACGGCGGGCGGTCGCGTACACCAGCGAGTCGGCCATGGCCAGACCGTGGGCGAGCGACAGGTCGGCGGCCTCCAGCGCGAGGGGCTCGTCCACCGGCGCGATGGTCGCCCGTCTGAGCACCGAGACGGCTTCCACCGCCCGCTCTTCGCTCAGGTCACGACGGATCACCTTGTACACCTCGTAGACCGCGATCACGGAGACCAGCAGCGAGTCGCGCCCCTCGATGTACCTGGCGAAGCGGTCCGCCCGGGGCCGGCCGGCCAGATACTCGATCCAGCCGCTCGAGTCGACCAGGATCAGAGCCGGTCCTTCTTCTCGCGCAGGCCCTTGACGCTCACTCCCCGGGCGATGCCGCGGTACGCCCGCAGTGGGCGCTCCGGCACCAGGAAAATGACTCCCCCCTTGTCGAGGACCGTGATCCGCATCCCGGGCCGGAGGCGAAGACGCTCCCGCGCCCCCCGCGGCAAGACGAGCTGAAACTTGGTCGACAGGGTGACGGACTCCATTGGCTTACGGTGATCCTATCGATCGCAGTTTTGTAAGTCAAGGCACCGTCTCGCACGACGATCGCAGCGTCCTGTATACTCGCAGCGGCAGCGACGCCGGACCGACCAATCATTGCTACAGGAGGATCCGATGGCGATCAAAGTGGGCGACCGACTCCCCGATGGAACCCTGACGGAGCTGATCGACACGGAGCGGCCAGGCTGCACCATCGGCCCCAACAACTTCTCGGTGAGCGAGCAGGCCAAGGGCAAGCGCATCGCTATCCTGGCCGTGCCCGGGGCCTTCACGCCGACGTGCTCGGCCAAGCACCTGCCCAGCTACGTGCAGAACGCCGACACGCTCAAGACCAAGGGCGTGGACGAGATCTGGTGCATCGCCGTGAACGATGCCTTCGTGATGGGGGCCTGGGGCAAGGACCAGAAGGCCGGCGGCAAGGTGCGGATGATGGCCGACGGCAGCGCCACCTACACCAGGGCCCTCGGCCTGGACATGGATCTGACCCCCCGCGGCCTGGGCGTGCGCTCGCAGCGCTACTCCATGCTCGTGGAGGACGGCGTCGTCAAAGCGCTCAACGTGGAGCAGCCGGGCAAGTACGAGGTGAGCAGCGCCGAGGCCCTGTTGCAGAAGCTCTGAGCCCAGCCGCGTACATGCCGGCCATCAAGGAAGGCGGCAAGGCGCCGAGCTTCACCCTCGAGGACGGCGCGGGCCAGCGCGTGAGCCTCGGCGACTTCAAGGGCCAGGACGTCGTGGTGTACTTCTATCCTCGAGACGACACGCCCGGCTGCACCAAGGAGGCCTGCGGATTCCGCGACCTCTGGAAGGACTTGCAGCGTGCGGGCGTCGTCGTCCTCGGGGTCTCCGCCGACTCGCCGGCATCGCACGAGAAGTTCGCGAGCAAGTACAAGCTGCCCTTCCGTCTCCTGTCCGATCCCGAGCGCAAGGTGATGCAGGCCTGGGGCGCCTACGGCGACAAAGTGATGTACGGCAAGAAAACCAAGGGGGTGATCCGCTCCACGGTGTGGATCGGCCCGGACGGCGTGGTCCGCAAGCACTGGGCGCGCGTCAGGGACGCGGCCACCCATCCCGCGGAGGTGCTCGAAGCGATCCGCGGACGATCGGGGTGAGTCAGCGTCCCTTGCGTGGATGACGACGACCGCGGGGCTGACCTTGCGGAAGACCTGCCCGACGCTCTGGGCCTCCACGGGCCGGGCCGGTCCCACGAAAACGAGGCCCAGCAAGGGTCGCCAGGCGATCGTCGACCTGCACGGCCGGGTTTCCAGATGCCGGGAAAACCGGTGGATCTGGGAGCTCCTCGCCGACCGCATGGTATTCATCGGCGCGTACGGCGCCGAGCGTGTGGCCACGCCCCGTCCCCCTCGCCAGCGCGGATCGACACCTGAAGAGGCGATGTACGCCGCCGTTACCGACGCCCACCGGCTGAGCGTGCGCATCCGCCCGACGCCGTGTGTCGACACGATGAGCGGCGATCGTTACGCGTCCACCGTCGAGGTGGGTCTGGACGGCGCCGTCTACCGCGGCTGCGGCGACGTTCTGCAGCCCGGCAGGTAGCGGGAGCCCGACGCGGCGAAGATCAGGGTCCCGGCCGGCGGCACGCGGAATCGACGCGCGCCGCGACGTCGCTCGGGCCGAGCCGCTGGAGAGTAGCCGCGACGCTCGCCGACAGGGAGGGGGCGCGGTGATGCCGGGCGGCAGCGTCCAGCGCTCGCAGCAAGGCGAGGCCGGGCGCGTCGTCCTGCATCGCCGTGAGCAGATGGTCGGAGCCGAGGGCGACGAGATTGGCTCCCCCTGGCCAGACGGCGTCCGCCAGCAGCACCACGCCGTCGTTAGGACCGTGACGGCGCATGATGTTGTAGCTGCCCCAGAGCCGGCGACCAACGGTGCCGGACACGGGCACGGCCACGAGGTTGACGACGGCGATGGAGTCAGGGAGCCGGGCGCCGTCCAGGCGTTCGCGGCTGGGTCCCGTCGTGATCGACGTCAGGCCGGCCAGGTTCCAGCCGGTGAACCAGAGAACCGTACGTGTCAGCCAGGACGCCGGCGGTCG is a genomic window containing:
- a CDS encoding VOC family protein codes for the protein MTGKVKPIPDGYHAVTPYLSVAGAAGAIDFYRKAFGAKEVMRMPGPNGTIGHAEIEIGGSRIMLADEYPDMNFRSPKSFGGSAVHIHLYVEDVDAVVKQAVSVGAKVLRPVADQFYGDRMGSLEDPFGHVWHVATHQTDLSMEELTKRAAAKAAGRA
- a CDS encoding VOC family protein; its protein translation is MTVRLDHTIVPAKDKMASAEFFAGIFGLEVRPGHFAQVQVNESLTLDFADEPDVQESHHYAFHVSDEEFDAIFGRVKARGLAYGSGPYSHTDGRINRRRGGRGFYFEDPNGHLLEVMTVPETGSRP
- a CDS encoding maleylpyruvate isomerase N-terminal domain-containing protein, which translates into the protein MFQLVMPATDRRGARARLLGRLDRAWTDFRESYAGLPEASLMEPGVTGDWSVKDVLAHVMTWEAEALKHLPVVLAGGRPPRYARYGGIDAFNAEQTRENRRLSLPEVLRQLDDTHARLVELIRRTPEAHVAHHTRFRRRLRLDTYGHYPEHAAAIRAWRRVKGPRPATLNRRSGRRRRATSAR
- a CDS encoding SDR family oxidoreductase — encoded protein: MAAPGSPSRPRAFVSGASYGIGAATAVALARDGFDVAVSELRPDDLTVTVKAITEAGGRAVPVALDLRSLSSIQHAMGEVLTAFGGLDALVNNAGVPLTRPAVEVSESEWDDVLGVNLRGTFFLSQQMGRHLIGSGRPGSITSIASTHGVVGIADRSTYGIAKAGIIQMTRMLAIEWARHGIRVNAVAPGTVETPSRAAVYAADPQRRELMINRVPLRRFGTADEMAAAVCYLASPRAAYITGQTLLVDGGLTAY
- a CDS encoding nitronate monooxygenase, yielding MLQTRVTRLLGIEHPIACGGMAGHTSPELAAAVSNGGGLGIHGCSFLSPEQIRRDAARIRELTERPFGLNLLLCFATDEQIGAILEARPPVLSTAWGDPAITTARAAGIITIHQVHRVDEARQAAGAGVQAIVAQGMEGGGHVWHTATLPLVPQVADAVPDVPLLAAGGIADGRGVAAAMMLGADGVLMGTRFLATDEAPIHANYKKAILEADDAATIFTEVGDIARQRQWPGAIGRAIRNPLIDRWHGREEELRATGGAVGKVFEDAKREGRRDEALMFAGQVAGLIQDIRPAGRVVRDIVAEAEAVLRGRPARLLA
- a CDS encoding hydantoinase B/oxoprolinase family protein; the encoded protein is MTPALEPVMLEVYKNLFQGIVDEAGQMIMRAAHTVFIKETQDFVVTLATPDGEAFAASRRLGIWLAVGLPLRAALQASGPPREGDVYISNDPEATRGLVTHLPDHFVWRPVFHRGELVCYAVAFVHLTDVGGLAPGSVQPSAGEQLQEGLIIPPTRLVAQGELNEALLALMAANSRSPRQNRGDLCALLSAVDTAARRVLDLIDKEGLDNVRAGMAGVLDYAELQARQVFRTIPDGTYGFADYLEGDVVPGGRPVRIKLELVARDGALTLDFSQTDPQVRAALNIPTYSQDGHYLIVIGVVNFLRSVSPDITYNSGLVRPVRLVASPGSLLNPEPGAPCGARQATFFRVAEVIMGALAQAIPDRIPAAGCGQGSILFVAVPDFSTGRSRVSIVQPLVGGSGGRPAMDGTDGVDFNTGFYRNIPTEVLESDMPLIVERYGLRPDSGGAGRFRGGLGLTYVLTVLPPEAVLTSRGMERYVFQPWGREGGRPGANGRTTLVAGDGSCTELGKIDVLRLPPRSTLAVETAGGGGFGDPFARDPALVLADVLDGLVSPEQARQHYGVAIVDGHTDEAATLELRRAVRPACQRFDFGPSRLAHDRDWPDALQSAINRLTEGLAPSPRQFVRARLIEACARSRARGELVDDVRLRESYQRVLDELEVPLLESL
- a CDS encoding hydantoinase/oxoprolinase family protein, giving the protein MDETTGAFVGAKTPSRPAEPERAILEGLRELLAREGVAPGDVASFVHGSTLGLNTLIQRSGAPTGLLVTEGFRDVLEIRRLRLPGAPSFYAERPRPLVPRRHVREVRERILTNGRIYRPLDVEQAVQAAAELRAAGVEALAICFLHAYRNPAHEEQAAAAVRRAFSDLYVCTSSEVWPQQREYERALVTVMNAHIGPRLRDYFAGLQRELTALGLVCPLLSTKSNGGVTTARQAARAPIETVLSGPAAGVIAAAHLGRLTGRRKLIALDMGGTSADISIVDGAVGYSTESHVGDFPLIVPAVDVTSIGAGGGSIAWADGAGVLKVGPHSAGADPGPACYGRGGKEATVTDAYVLSGLIDPEGFLGGRLPLSRELAERALADLGQRLGLGPAQVAAGILRVATANMYAEFLPLMAQHGVDHREFALLAYGGAGPTHAFLLAREVGIDTVIVPPSPGTLCALGCLVADLRADYVRTVYAHLDEPSLERLTSVLDELERAAGAWLEEEGVAARDRQLVRSADARYQGQSFELTVTLRQGGRAGLQELPELLRARHHAVYGFADDSGAVEVINLRVQAVGAVARPDRLAPHADGAEGRLTPPDRRRAIMLDGRELTASVHRRRELTPGASLAGPAIIVQYDTTVVVPPGFRITVDSWLNIVGEKR
- a CDS encoding 2-oxoglutarate and iron-dependent oxygenase domain-containing protein, producing MNIFKAQAARNLDEVTKAIPVIDFEPAFSGHSGGLEAAATQLRQACERIGFFYVAGHGVPATVVEAAFRASREFHALPLDEKMRLTLNENNIGYLPVNQSMQRHSTVHKATRPNYNESFFISHDRGPDHPDVRAGTPLRGRNQWPRGHEGMRAAMVRYFKALEALGERMLPALARSLDMPADYFAPFFADEAHINLRFLHYPPQETDDDERFGQGPHTDNSFITILAREGGPGLAVRLPGGEWLAPPVIPGTFLVNLGNVTRRWSNDRFLSTPHGVVNDSGTDRYSVAFFYSPNPASVIACLPTCVSADNPPRYAPAVYRDLVLEFYNANYFHQRGYSAAPLPGRG